In Paraburkholderia bryophila, a single genomic region encodes these proteins:
- a CDS encoding ABC transporter substrate-binding protein, with protein MKTPADRFPDLDAARLNADAYGHHALDEFVAGRLTRRELLRYASVIGLSLVGGGILNAPRARAQGNAAASNQTIRVAHLTPAGAVDPLTVTDAASLALLNQTGEFLVDDDGEKLVLKPALALSWKANDKGDVWTFKLRPNVKFHDGQVFGAKDVVATFDRLADPASGSAALSVLKGVLSKGGAKVVDDHTVAFHLDAPNGNFPYYVSSDNYNAVILPANYAGGYEKSFIGTGPFKLEKYQAKVGASFVRNPDYWGDKALPQRVQFSFYADEQAQLLALQGHQADVMGTFTVQGGASILNNPEYKAVGVKSSAHRQIHMRNDSPLFKDKRVRQALALSLDRDVLVRGLFKGRAQLGNDSPFAPVFPSSDAGIPQRKLDVAKAKQLLAQAGVPNGFDVTLTTEKYMEIPDLAVVVQNAAKAIGVRINLKVESQSLYYGAGTPGKSDWLDSPLGITDYGHRGVPNVFLNAPLTSTGTWNAAHFKNPQYDQLVAQFVAAVDLGTQKKISGQIQTLLLDETPVIIPFFYDQLIAMRKGVNGVRFTALAQLYFDRAVLSA; from the coding sequence ATGAAGACTCCCGCGGACCGATTCCCCGACCTCGACGCAGCCCGCTTAAACGCCGACGCGTACGGCCACCACGCCCTCGACGAATTCGTCGCCGGCCGCCTGACGCGCCGCGAACTGCTGCGCTATGCGAGCGTGATCGGTTTGTCGCTGGTGGGCGGCGGCATCCTGAACGCACCGCGTGCCCGCGCCCAGGGCAATGCGGCCGCATCTAATCAGACGATCCGCGTGGCCCACCTGACGCCCGCGGGCGCGGTCGATCCGCTCACCGTCACGGACGCCGCGAGCCTCGCGCTGCTGAACCAGACCGGCGAATTCCTGGTCGACGACGACGGCGAGAAACTCGTGCTGAAGCCGGCGCTCGCGTTGTCGTGGAAGGCAAACGACAAGGGCGACGTGTGGACCTTCAAGCTGCGCCCCAACGTCAAGTTCCACGACGGCCAGGTGTTCGGCGCCAAAGACGTGGTCGCCACCTTCGATCGCCTCGCCGATCCGGCGAGCGGCTCGGCAGCGCTCTCGGTGCTCAAGGGCGTGCTGTCGAAAGGCGGCGCGAAAGTGGTCGACGACCACACGGTCGCGTTTCATCTGGACGCGCCCAACGGCAACTTCCCGTACTACGTTTCCTCGGACAATTACAACGCCGTGATCCTGCCCGCCAATTACGCGGGCGGTTATGAAAAGAGCTTCATCGGTACCGGTCCGTTCAAGCTCGAAAAGTATCAGGCCAAGGTCGGCGCGTCGTTCGTGCGCAACCCGGATTACTGGGGCGATAAAGCGTTACCGCAACGCGTACAGTTCTCCTTCTATGCCGACGAACAGGCGCAGTTGCTCGCACTGCAAGGCCATCAGGCGGACGTGATGGGCACCTTCACCGTGCAGGGCGGCGCCAGCATTCTGAACAATCCGGAATACAAGGCCGTCGGCGTGAAGTCGAGCGCGCACCGGCAGATTCACATGCGCAACGACAGTCCGCTGTTCAAGGACAAGCGCGTGCGCCAGGCGCTGGCGTTGTCGCTCGATCGCGACGTGCTGGTGCGTGGGCTCTTCAAGGGTCGCGCGCAACTCGGCAACGACAGTCCGTTCGCGCCGGTGTTTCCGTCGTCGGACGCGGGCATTCCGCAACGCAAGCTCGACGTCGCCAAAGCGAAGCAACTGCTCGCGCAAGCCGGCGTGCCAAACGGCTTCGACGTCACGCTGACCACCGAAAAGTACATGGAGATTCCCGATCTCGCGGTCGTCGTGCAGAACGCGGCGAAGGCGATCGGCGTGCGCATCAACCTGAAGGTCGAGAGCCAGTCGCTGTATTACGGCGCCGGCACGCCGGGAAAATCGGACTGGCTCGACTCGCCGCTCGGCATCACCGACTACGGTCATCGCGGCGTGCCGAACGTGTTCCTGAATGCGCCGCTCACCAGTACCGGCACCTGGAACGCCGCCCACTTCAAGAACCCGCAATACGATCAACTGGTCGCGCAATTCGTCGCCGCGGTCGATCTCGGCACGCAGAAGAAAATCTCCGGGCAGATCCAGACGCTGTTGCTCGACGAAACGCCCGTCATTATTCCGTTCTTCTACGATCAACTGATCGCGATGCGTAAGGGCGTGAACGGCGTGCGCTTCACCGCGCTCGCGCAACTCTATTTCGACCGTGCGGTGTTGAGCGCGTAA
- a CDS encoding CoA transferase: MTPELALKQIWTLAGCDPTALHAVTLSGDDPGLPSVFRVGSLASATIAATGLAAAEYHRLRTGHRQHVAVQMRRALASFRSERYLRIDDGPPPALRDPVMGFYETRDGRWIQLHTNFPHHLQGVLTVLGCENSRAAVAAAIHEWDGATLDQTLADAGLCAALIRTPEAWATLDQAQAIAGLPLFEIERIGDAPVEPPRIGDANRALAGVRVLDLSRIIAGPVAGRALAQHGADVLMINGPHLPNIAPLVIDNGRGKRSALVDLREAAGRETLRGLAGGADVFLQAYRPGALAARGFGPEELARIRPGIVYVSVSAYGHEGPWSQRRGFDSLVQSASGIASTERQAAGWTEPKHLPCQALDHATGYLAAFGAMVALARRATEGGSWHVRLSLAQTGRWLQSFGQIADGWKAPDVSIDDVRDCLGTVASDFGRVLGVLPAEELDETPAFFAMPPARLGAHEARW, encoded by the coding sequence ATGACGCCTGAACTTGCTCTCAAACAGATCTGGACGCTCGCGGGCTGCGACCCGACTGCGCTGCACGCCGTCACCCTGAGCGGTGACGATCCGGGCTTGCCGTCGGTCTTCCGGGTTGGCAGCCTGGCGTCGGCGACCATCGCCGCGACCGGCCTCGCGGCGGCCGAATATCACCGCTTGCGCACGGGCCACCGGCAGCATGTCGCGGTGCAGATGCGGCGCGCGCTCGCGTCGTTTCGCAGCGAACGGTATTTGCGTATCGACGACGGGCCGCCGCCCGCGTTGCGCGATCCGGTGATGGGTTTCTACGAGACGCGCGACGGCCGCTGGATTCAACTGCACACGAATTTCCCGCACCACCTGCAGGGGGTGTTGACGGTGCTCGGTTGCGAGAACAGCCGTGCCGCGGTGGCTGCCGCGATCCACGAGTGGGACGGCGCAACGCTCGACCAGACGCTCGCCGATGCGGGCCTCTGTGCGGCGCTGATTCGCACGCCCGAGGCGTGGGCCACGCTCGACCAGGCGCAGGCCATCGCGGGCTTGCCGCTGTTCGAGATCGAGCGCATCGGCGACGCGCCGGTCGAACCGCCGCGCATCGGCGACGCGAATCGGGCATTGGCGGGGGTGCGGGTGCTGGATCTGTCGCGCATCATCGCGGGGCCGGTGGCGGGCCGCGCGCTTGCGCAACACGGCGCGGACGTGCTGATGATCAACGGTCCGCATTTGCCGAACATCGCGCCGCTGGTGATCGACAACGGACGCGGCAAGCGCTCGGCGCTGGTCGATCTGCGCGAGGCGGCCGGGCGTGAAACCTTGCGCGGCCTAGCCGGCGGCGCCGACGTATTTTTGCAGGCCTATCGCCCCGGCGCGCTGGCGGCGCGCGGCTTCGGTCCCGAAGAACTGGCGCGGATCCGGCCGGGCATCGTGTATGTGTCGGTGTCCGCATATGGACACGAAGGTCCGTGGTCGCAACGGCGCGGCTTCGACAGCCTGGTGCAGTCGGCGAGCGGCATTGCGTCGACCGAGCGGCAGGCGGCGGGCTGGACCGAGCCGAAACATCTGCCGTGTCAGGCGCTCGATCACGCGACCGGCTATCTCGCCGCGTTCGGCGCGATGGTCGCGTTGGCGCGGCGCGCGACCGAAGGCGGAAGCTGGCACGTGCGGCTCTCGCTGGCGCAAACGGGACGCTGGTTGCAGTCGTTCGGGCAGATTGCCGATGGCTGGAAAGCGCCCGATGTGTCGATCGACGACGTGCGCGATTGTCTGGGGACGGTGGCCTCCGACTTCGGCCGCGTGCTGGGCGTGTTGCCCGCAGAAGAGCTGGACGAAACGCCGGCGTTTTTCGCCATGCCGCCGGCCCGGCTAGGCGCGCACGAGGCCAGGTGGTAG
- a CDS encoding ABC transporter permease: MSTIVPPTPSTPRALAEPRFDQLRVLLRSPTFVVGVVIVAWWIVCALAGQWIVRIDPYASDPLNSLMPPDRTHWFGTDQLGRDVFSRVIVGARDILTIAPLATLLGTVAGTTLGLIVGYFEGWVDNVVGRAIDAVLALPLVIVALLALAAVGASNFTVILVIGITFTPITARTVRAAVFAERHLDYVAAAQLRGERAPYIMFVEILPNVLPPIIVEATVRLGYAIFAVATLSFLGFGIQPPSADWGLALSESYTLMAGGAWWTVVFAAGAIASLVVGVNLIADSVQGVLDR; the protein is encoded by the coding sequence ATGAGCACGATCGTTCCGCCGACACCCTCTACCCCACGCGCGCTCGCCGAGCCGCGCTTCGATCAATTGCGCGTGCTGCTGCGCTCGCCCACTTTCGTGGTGGGCGTGGTGATCGTCGCGTGGTGGATTGTCTGCGCGCTCGCCGGGCAATGGATCGTGCGGATCGATCCGTATGCGTCCGATCCGCTCAACTCGCTGATGCCGCCCGACCGCACGCACTGGTTCGGCACCGACCAGCTCGGCCGCGACGTGTTCTCGCGCGTGATCGTCGGCGCGCGCGACATTCTGACCATCGCGCCGCTGGCCACGCTGCTCGGCACCGTGGCGGGCACGACCTTGGGTCTGATCGTCGGCTATTTCGAAGGCTGGGTCGACAACGTGGTCGGCCGCGCGATCGACGCCGTGCTCGCGCTGCCGCTCGTGATCGTCGCGCTGCTCGCGCTGGCCGCGGTCGGCGCGTCGAACTTCACGGTGATCCTCGTGATCGGCATCACCTTCACGCCGATCACCGCGCGCACCGTGCGCGCCGCCGTGTTCGCCGAACGCCATCTCGACTACGTGGCCGCCGCGCAACTGCGTGGCGAGCGCGCGCCGTACATCATGTTCGTTGAGATTCTGCCGAACGTGCTGCCGCCGATCATCGTCGAGGCCACCGTGCGGCTCGGCTATGCGATCTTCGCGGTCGCCACGCTGTCGTTTCTCGGCTTCGGTATTCAACCGCCTTCCGCCGACTGGGGCCTCGCGCTCTCCGAGTCGTACACGCTGATGGCCGGCGGCGCCTGGTGGACCGTGGTGTTCGCGGCGGGTGCGATCGCTTCTCTGGTGGTCGGCGTCAATCTGATCGCCGACAGCGTGCAAGGCGTGCTCGACCGATGA
- a CDS encoding ABC transporter permease: MSTTVTPPTSPASPTPPTRSASGGNAVRVVRFLATRVGLSLITLWLLSVIVFAGGQLLPGDIGRAVLGPLADARAVAALNHQLGADRPLLTQYVEWISHFVRGDMGLSYAYREPVGPFIADALAHSARLGLLAFIVVVPLGIAGGVWSAMHAGRWLDRTISIAGLSATVVPEFVSSIVLILVFGIWLQWLPIEASYPPDASVLEQLRHLILPVLPLVLVFFGYIARMARAGTVEALDADYTRTAILKGLPRRVVIWRHVLRNALLPTITVAATQLGYMIGGLVVVETLFHYQGIGSLIYNAAKAKDFPMLEAGVLTIGVVYTVANLVADALHVLLNPRLRVRSAE; encoded by the coding sequence ATGTCGACCACGGTGACCCCGCCCACCTCACCCGCTTCGCCCACCCCGCCCACGCGTTCAGCCTCCGGCGGCAACGCGGTGCGCGTCGTGCGTTTTCTCGCGACGCGCGTGGGCTTGTCGCTGATCACGCTGTGGCTGCTCTCGGTGATCGTGTTCGCGGGCGGCCAGTTGCTGCCCGGCGATATCGGCCGTGCGGTGCTCGGGCCGCTCGCCGATGCGCGCGCGGTCGCCGCGCTCAATCATCAGCTCGGCGCGGACCGGCCGCTGCTCACGCAATACGTCGAGTGGATTTCGCATTTCGTGCGCGGCGATATGGGGCTCTCGTACGCGTATCGTGAACCGGTCGGGCCGTTTATCGCCGACGCGCTCGCGCATTCGGCCAGGCTCGGCCTGCTCGCTTTTATCGTGGTCGTGCCGCTCGGCATTGCGGGTGGCGTGTGGTCCGCCATGCACGCAGGGCGTTGGCTCGATCGTACGATCAGCATTGCCGGTTTGTCGGCGACCGTGGTGCCGGAGTTCGTTTCGTCGATCGTGCTGATTCTGGTGTTCGGCATCTGGCTGCAATGGCTGCCGATCGAAGCGTCCTATCCGCCCGACGCGAGCGTGCTCGAACAACTGCGCCATCTGATTCTGCCGGTGCTGCCGCTGGTGCTGGTGTTCTTCGGCTACATCGCGCGCATGGCGCGGGCAGGCACCGTCGAAGCGCTCGACGCCGACTACACCCGCACCGCGATTCTCAAGGGCCTGCCGCGCCGTGTCGTGATCTGGCGGCACGTGTTGCGCAACGCGCTGCTGCCCACCATTACCGTGGCCGCGACGCAGCTCGGCTACATGATCGGCGGGCTGGTGGTGGTCGAGACGCTGTTCCACTACCAGGGTATCGGTTCGCTGATCTACAACGCCGCCAAGGCTAAGGACTTTCCGATGCTCGAAGCGGGTGTGCTGACCATCGGCGTGGTGTACACGGTGGCGAATCTCGTCGCCGACGCACTGCACGTGCTGCTCAATCCGCGCTTGCGCGTGAGGAGCGCCGAATGA
- a CDS encoding GntR family transcriptional regulator — protein MTSASEDRWRDLRPDPENDTPLYLQLARKLGTAIHENRWNAGEALPSERVLSEALGVSRITSRKAIALLVEQGLIRRTQGAGSFITPRYEDPLSRLSSFSEMLRRRGFTPSSKWLSREILPANRDEVIQLGLSPAAAVTRLRRLRLADGIVMAVENSTFPSAVIPDPQAIGDSLYTYLEQRGLTIVRALQHFRAVNASDEIAQQMSIAPNDALLLITRVGYTADQRAIELTDTYCRNDYYDFVAELRK, from the coding sequence ATGACCTCTGCCTCGGAAGACCGCTGGCGCGATCTGCGCCCGGACCCGGAAAACGACACGCCGCTGTATCTGCAACTTGCCCGCAAGCTCGGCACCGCGATTCACGAAAACCGCTGGAACGCCGGCGAGGCCCTGCCCTCGGAGCGCGTGCTGTCCGAAGCGCTCGGCGTATCGCGCATCACGTCGCGCAAGGCGATCGCGTTGCTGGTCGAGCAAGGCCTGATCCGGCGCACGCAGGGCGCGGGCAGTTTCATCACACCGCGCTATGAAGATCCGCTGTCGCGTCTGTCGAGCTTTAGCGAAATGCTGCGGCGCCGGGGTTTCACGCCGAGTTCGAAGTGGCTGTCGCGCGAAATCCTGCCGGCCAATCGCGACGAAGTGATTCAGCTCGGCTTGTCGCCCGCCGCCGCGGTCACGCGTTTGCGGCGATTGCGGCTGGCCGACGGCATCGTGATGGCGGTGGAGAATTCCACTTTCCCTTCCGCGGTGATTCCCGATCCGCAAGCTATCGGCGATTCGTTGTACACGTACCTCGAACAGCGCGGACTGACGATCGTGCGCGCGCTGCAGCACTTCCGCGCCGTGAACGCCAGCGACGAAATCGCGCAGCAAATGAGCATCGCGCCGAACGACGCGCTACTGCTGATCACCCGCGTGGGCTACACCGCCGACCAGCGGGCCATCGAATTGACCGACACGTATTGCCGCAACGATTACTACGACTTCGTCGCGGAGTTGCGGAAGTAG
- a CDS encoding ABC transporter ATP-binding protein: MNGPPPSSFPAFDVSKSDRTDALTVVGLTVTYRMRGRDREVLQDVSFRVRRGEAYGLVGESGCGKSTVAMATLRYLPRNGKVKAGKIVIAGEDVQKLDADALRHLRANAISIVYQDPGRALNPSLTIARQVSEAFEAAGVARDEALRRTREMLQRVRIAAPERVMESYPHQLSGGMQQRVVIAMALASNPALLILDEPTTGLDATVEAEVLDLVAQLREELGTAVLFISHNLAVIGRMCERVGVLYAGKLVEEGATQDVFTRPRHPYTVGLLRCLPTAGRSKDSERLDTIAGSLPLPGSVMQGCIYAERCRLADDRCRREAPPPYRVSAAHGDQMSRCHYHERALELPRAAAEAVVATEAPLSERRLESLDGNARPLVLRTDKLSKTFHVGGAPLRAVDDVSIDLASGETLGLVGESGSGKTTLAKLMLGLLTPDAGSVLELDGTPLAARVTRRNDEQVKSLQIVFQNPDSALNRAHSVKRLIGRALSRLTPLRGPAIDERLATLTAAVRLPARYLGSRTRQLSGGLKQRVAIARAFAGEPRVVVCDEPTSALDVSVQAAILNLLADLQRERGVSYVFISHDLHVVRYLADRIAVLYLGRLLEIGPAAAVFDGPHHPYTEALLSSVPTLDTHDGQADGTGRPARARIRLSGDLPSAASPPSGCVFHTRCPRKLGAICEQQDPPFVDAGGVDVNGGQPAAHRIRCHIPIDQLRTLQAASRDDAGTLPGNGADSAPESAGRSE; the protein is encoded by the coding sequence ATGAACGGCCCGCCGCCCTCCTCGTTCCCCGCCTTCGATGTGTCGAAGAGCGACCGCACCGACGCGCTGACCGTCGTCGGCCTGACCGTGACATACCGAATGCGCGGACGCGATCGCGAAGTGCTGCAGGACGTGTCGTTTCGCGTGCGACGCGGCGAGGCGTATGGCCTCGTCGGCGAATCGGGCTGCGGCAAATCGACGGTCGCGATGGCCACGCTGCGCTATCTGCCGCGCAACGGCAAGGTGAAGGCGGGCAAGATCGTGATCGCCGGCGAAGACGTGCAGAAGCTCGACGCCGACGCGCTGCGTCATCTGCGCGCGAACGCGATTTCGATCGTCTATCAGGACCCGGGGCGCGCGCTGAATCCGTCGCTGACGATCGCGCGGCAAGTCTCCGAAGCATTCGAGGCAGCCGGCGTCGCGCGCGACGAAGCGCTGCGACGCACGCGCGAGATGCTGCAGCGCGTGCGCATCGCGGCGCCCGAGCGCGTGATGGAGAGCTATCCGCATCAACTGTCGGGCGGCATGCAACAGCGCGTGGTGATCGCCATGGCGCTCGCGTCGAACCCCGCCTTGCTGATTCTCGACGAACCGACCACCGGCCTCGACGCGACCGTCGAAGCCGAAGTGCTCGACCTCGTCGCGCAGTTGCGCGAAGAACTCGGCACCGCGGTGCTGTTCATCAGCCATAACCTCGCGGTGATCGGGCGGATGTGCGAGCGCGTCGGCGTGCTCTACGCGGGCAAGCTGGTCGAGGAAGGTGCCACTCAGGACGTCTTCACGCGGCCGCGTCATCCTTATACGGTCGGGCTGTTGCGCTGTTTGCCGACCGCCGGGCGCAGCAAGGACAGCGAGCGGCTCGATACGATCGCGGGCAGCCTGCCGCTGCCGGGCTCGGTCATGCAGGGCTGCATCTACGCGGAGCGCTGCCGTCTCGCCGACGACCGCTGCCGCCGCGAAGCGCCGCCGCCGTACCGGGTGAGCGCCGCGCATGGCGATCAGATGTCGCGCTGCCATTACCACGAACGCGCGCTTGAATTGCCGCGCGCTGCCGCCGAGGCGGTCGTGGCCACCGAGGCCCCGTTGTCGGAACGCCGTCTTGAGTCGCTCGACGGCAACGCGCGCCCGCTCGTGCTGCGCACCGACAAACTCTCGAAGACGTTTCATGTGGGCGGCGCACCGTTGCGCGCGGTCGACGACGTTTCCATCGACCTCGCGAGCGGCGAGACGCTCGGCCTCGTCGGCGAATCGGGCAGCGGCAAGACGACGCTCGCCAAGCTGATGCTCGGGCTGCTCACGCCGGACGCCGGCAGCGTGCTCGAACTCGACGGCACGCCGCTCGCCGCGCGCGTGACCCGGCGCAACGACGAACAGGTCAAGTCGCTGCAGATCGTGTTCCAGAATCCGGACTCGGCGCTCAATCGTGCGCATTCGGTCAAGCGTTTGATCGGCCGCGCGCTGTCGCGGCTCACGCCGTTGCGCGGGCCCGCGATCGACGAACGGCTCGCCACGCTGACGGCCGCCGTGCGTTTGCCGGCGCGCTATCTCGGCTCGCGCACGCGGCAACTGTCCGGCGGACTCAAACAACGCGTGGCGATTGCCCGCGCGTTTGCCGGCGAACCGCGCGTGGTGGTCTGCGACGAACCCACCTCCGCGCTCGACGTCTCCGTGCAGGCCGCAATCCTCAACCTGCTCGCCGATTTGCAGCGCGAGCGCGGCGTGAGTTACGTTTTTATCTCGCACGATCTGCACGTGGTGCGCTATCTGGCCGATCGTATCGCCGTGCTGTACCTCGGCCGACTGCTGGAAATCGGACCGGCGGCCGCGGTGTTCGACGGGCCGCATCATCCTTATACCGAGGCGTTGCTGTCGTCCGTGCCGACGCTCGATACCCACGACGGTCAGGCTGACGGCACCGGCCGCCCCGCTCGCGCGCGTATCCGGTTGTCCGGCGATCTGCCGAGCGCGGCCTCGCCGCCGTCCGGTTGCGTGTTCCACACGCGCTGCCCGCGCAAGCTCGGCGCGATCTGCGAACAGCAGGACCCGCCGTTCGTCGATGCCGGCGGCGTCGACGTGAACGGTGGACAACCGGCCGCGCATCGCATCCGCTGTCATATCCCCATCGATCAATTGCGCACCCTGCAAGCCGCCTCGCGCGACGACGCAGGCACGCTCCCAGGCAACGGCGCCGACAGCGCGCCGGAAAGCGCCGGACGCAGCGAATAA
- a CDS encoding citrate/2-methylcitrate synthase, with protein MPAPNFLTAPEAAAALGISLPTLYAYVSRGMLQSTPDAQSKHRLYDAAEVRRLAKRKEDGKRAGKVAQKVLDWGVPVLESSITLVADGRLLYRGRDAMELAGSASLEDVAALLWECSERRIAQAPAVPFAAAQWSAWLKLWGDSTPLDRALVLLPAAAAQMPRVWALGRDAQLDTACAVMRLLAAAMISAAPSNEPLHRQLATAWQVRNRQQAGLLRAALVACADHELNASTFTVRCITSTGTHLFGAVGGGLAALSGPRHGGETVRIAALLEEASRAPDLDRYLANRFARLEHGAHGPTLSGFGHPLYPDGDPRARVLLSLLADCAPARSPLDDVLALARTVHDTTGAQPNVDYALVAIERVLGLPAGAAFTLFAVGRVVGWIAHAMEQARDGRLIRPRARYVGDY; from the coding sequence ATGCCCGCCCCGAATTTTCTGACCGCACCGGAAGCCGCCGCCGCGCTCGGCATCAGCCTGCCCACGCTGTACGCGTACGTGAGCCGCGGCATGCTTCAATCGACGCCGGATGCGCAAAGCAAGCACCGCCTCTACGACGCCGCCGAAGTGCGCCGCCTCGCGAAACGCAAGGAAGACGGCAAGCGCGCCGGCAAGGTCGCGCAGAAGGTGCTGGACTGGGGCGTGCCGGTGCTCGAATCGTCGATCACGCTGGTGGCGGACGGCCGCCTGCTGTACCGCGGGCGTGATGCGATGGAACTGGCGGGTAGCGCGTCGCTGGAGGACGTCGCCGCGTTGCTATGGGAATGCAGCGAGCGCCGCATCGCTCAGGCGCCAGCGGTACCGTTCGCCGCCGCGCAATGGAGCGCATGGTTGAAACTGTGGGGCGACAGCACGCCGCTCGACCGCGCGCTCGTGCTGTTGCCGGCCGCCGCGGCGCAGATGCCGCGCGTGTGGGCGCTCGGCCGCGATGCGCAACTCGACACCGCGTGCGCCGTGATGCGGCTGCTGGCCGCCGCGATGATCTCGGCGGCGCCGTCGAACGAACCGCTGCACCGGCAACTCGCGACGGCGTGGCAGGTGCGCAACCGTCAGCAGGCCGGGTTGTTGAGGGCGGCTCTCGTGGCCTGCGCGGATCATGAGCTGAATGCGTCGACGTTTACCGTGCGCTGCATCACGTCGACAGGAACGCATTTGTTCGGCGCGGTGGGTGGGGGACTCGCCGCGTTGTCCGGGCCGCGACATGGCGGCGAGACCGTGCGGATCGCCGCGTTGCTCGAAGAAGCGTCGCGCGCGCCCGATCTCGACCGGTATCTCGCGAACCGCTTCGCGCGCCTCGAACACGGCGCGCACGGACCGACGCTGTCGGGCTTCGGGCATCCGCTGTACCCGGATGGCGATCCGCGCGCGCGCGTCCTGCTGAGCCTGCTCGCCGACTGCGCGCCGGCCCGCTCGCCGCTCGACGACGTGCTCGCGCTGGCGCGCACGGTGCACGACACGACTGGCGCGCAACCGAACGTGGACTATGCGCTGGTCGCGATCGAACGCGTGCTCGGCTTGCCGGCCGGCGCGGCGTTCACGTTGTTTGCCGTGGGCCGGGTGGTCGGCTGGATCGCGCACGCCATGGAACAGGCGCGCGACGGCCGCTTGATCCGGCCACGCGCGCGCTACGTTGGGGATTATTAG
- a CDS encoding aldo/keto reductase — protein MTSDIASVSLPDGERIPKLGQGTWEMGEAPTRRAAEIAALRCGIELGMTLIDTAEMYGDGATEQLLGEALDGLRDQVFLVSKVYPHNASRRGVIAACEQSLKRLKTDRLDLYLLHWRGSVPLAETVEGFEALRQAGKIRHWGVSNFDTDDMEELVATPGGDACATNQILYNVARRGPEFDLLPWLAAHKMPAMAYSPVDHARLPKRSPLDDIADARGVSVFQVALAWVLREPGVFAIPKTGRVEHVQDNYRALQLRLGADELATLDAYFKPPRSKRALEML, from the coding sequence ATGACGAGCGATATCGCAAGCGTGAGCCTGCCCGACGGCGAACGCATTCCAAAACTGGGGCAGGGCACGTGGGAGATGGGCGAGGCGCCGACCCGGCGCGCGGCCGAAATCGCCGCGCTGCGCTGCGGGATCGAACTGGGCATGACGCTGATCGATACGGCGGAAATGTACGGCGACGGCGCGACCGAACAGCTACTCGGCGAAGCGCTCGACGGCTTGCGCGATCAGGTGTTTCTGGTCAGCAAGGTGTATCCGCATAACGCCAGCCGGCGCGGCGTGATCGCGGCCTGCGAACAGAGCCTCAAGCGCTTGAAGACCGACCGGCTCGATCTGTATCTGCTGCACTGGCGCGGCTCGGTGCCGCTCGCGGAAACCGTCGAAGGTTTCGAGGCGCTGCGTCAGGCGGGCAAGATTCGCCATTGGGGCGTCAGCAATTTCGACACCGACGACATGGAAGAACTGGTCGCGACGCCTGGCGGCGATGCGTGCGCGACCAATCAGATTTTGTATAACGTGGCGCGTCGCGGGCCGGAGTTCGACCTGCTGCCGTGGCTCGCCGCGCACAAGATGCCGGCGATGGCCTACAGCCCGGTCGATCACGCGCGTTTGCCGAAGCGCTCGCCGCTCGACGATATCGCCGACGCGCGCGGCGTCTCGGTGTTTCAGGTGGCGCTCGCGTGGGTGTTGCGCGAGCCGGGCGTGTTCGCGATTCCGAAGACGGGGCGCGTCGAGCATGTGCAAGACAACTATCGCGCGTTGCAACTGCGGCTCGGCGCCGATGAGCTCGCGACGCTCGACGCCTACTTCAAACCGCCGCGCAGCAAGCGGGCGCTCGAAATGCTGTGA